Within the Garra rufa chromosome 16, GarRuf1.0, whole genome shotgun sequence genome, the region tttatatacttgaTATTCTAGTAGGCACACAaaccaataaaaatgtaaactgggCAAAGTAAAAGCATTAATACCTTTTGTGCCCTCTCCTCTCTGTCTCGTGCAATCTTGTCTTTTACTCGCTGCCTGACAAAGAATTACATGTTATTACTAGTGGCTGTCAACTTTGAGGATCCAAGATGacttaaaatgacataaaatgagCAATAAAATTAAGTTTCTataaacagtttgattgacaggcaatctgaccaatcataatgctaaATCCGCCATTTTGTCAGACAAACAAATCAggcaggagagtagattaatttTGGTGGATTTAAACTTGAAAGATTgtgtgtattgatgtctttccgcggttaaaataaaatatgtttggatgttcatgtttatttcgtgctttAAGTAAATGAGAAAAGAAAAGATCGGTTCACATGATAATTAATCTACTAAAGGAATacacaaaactgtatttattgttagaatttctttaaaaaattacaacattttaaagctgagactttgtttcatacctaaGTATGTAAGAGCACCACTGTTTTTGTCAGAGATAGCAACAATAACTTAGGAGGGTaggtttttacttttaaaaaaatcttaattttttaattttaaaagtagaATTTCTAGACCTGGAAAAGTAATGTAAATTGATACTAAAAAAGTCCAtggacattttttaaaatgaatatacatttttatcTTCACAGTATCTCACTAAAGCGTTtgtctcaagggacaatactatggaaatgaaacttggatatattttcgagtagtcagtgtgcagcttgtatcgCAGTAAAGATATACTGTCTTCTGAAAATAACTCAGCATAtaaccattattgtcaaaatagctggcaacaaaagtgagtacaccataAGTggtaacagcagtatgttgtttaaccatgcaaagccacatgtcctatttatcatgtttatattttttcagcctgacaggaccatacaaagttgtgtatcttctattagagcagttaaaatttggtgctttaagtacaattatcTCATACTGagcactggatgttcaacatggcacctcatggcaaagaactctctaagGATTTGAGGAATAgtattgttgctctccacaaagatggccaaggctattagaagttcaataacaccctgaaaccgagttacactacagtggtcagggtcgtACAGAGGTTTTCctagatgggttccattcggaacaggccttgcaagggtcgatcaacaaagttgagcactcgttctgtgggtcaggtgcagaacctggcttcaaaaaaaatagatgcatgagtgctgccagcattgctttaaaggttgcagaagtagaaggtcagcttgtcagtgctcagaccatacgctgcacactgcaacaagtcggtttgcataggtgtcatcccagaaggaagcctcatctgaagctggctcacaagaaagcccacaaacagtttgctgaagacaacctgtccaagagcatgaattactggaaccatgtcctgtggtctgatgagactctAAGAAAAACTTGTTGGcttagatggtgtccagcatgtgtggcgatgccctggtgaagaGTACCAAAAAATGTTGCCTACAGTCAAgaatggtggtggtagcatcatggtctgagGCTGCACGAGTGTtcctggtactggggagctgcagttcattgagggaaagatggattccattatgtactgtacagtcgcgcacggtgctccatcgtgctggaaaatgcattgttcctcaccaaactgttgttggattgttggaagaagttgctgttggagggtgttttggtaccattctttattcatggctgtgtttttgggcaaaattgtgagtgagcccactcccttggatgagaagcaaccccacacatgaatggtctcaggatgctttactgttggcatgacacaggactgatggtagcgctcaccttttcttctccggacaagcctttttccagatgccccaaacaatcggaaagaggcttcatcggagaatatgactttgccccagtcctcagcagtccattcgccatactttttgcagaagatcaatctgtccctgatgtttttttggagagaagtggcttctttgctgcccttcttgacaccaggcaatcttccaaaagtcttggcctcactgtgtgtgcagatgcgctcacacctgcctgctgccattcctgcgcaagctctgcactggtggcactccgatcccgcagctgaatcctctttaggagacgatcctggtgcttactggactttcttggacgctctgaagccttcttaacaagaattgaacctctttccttgaagttcttgatgatcctataaattgttgatttaggtgcaatcttagtagccacaatatccttgcctgtgaagccatttttatgcaacgcaatgatggctgcatgcgtttctttgcaggtcaccattgTTAagaatggaagaacaatgatttcaagcatcaccctccttttaacatgtcaagtctgccattctaacccaatcagcctgacataatgatctccagccttgtgctcgtcatcattctcacctgagttaacaagacgattactgaaatgcagcaacttttccaatttccaatatttatgtaattctcaaaacttttggccacgactagggctggacaatatatcgaacgatattgtgaggcgcgtttagtcaatgaagccggtactttgattagtagtaaatctccatcacgtgccttccgctcaggttccgctggtgtggcaattaatacacagagacataaatctctgacaagctatgcCATATCGAGCTCAATATCGAATGCGAGTCATTTTCAGGGGACAagaaatctatactgctatacaagctgcgcattgactgctctaaaatatatccaagtttcatttctatagcattgtcccttgagaagatatactaaaatggttgctgaaatgtgaggggtgtactcacttttgtgacttACTGTATGCAAACCTCTAAATGATGTTATCAGGTAGAGAATGGGAGTAAATCTTTGCATTTTTCCTCTTCTCTAGCTTGCTTCCTAATTTAGATGCCTAATAAACCTGGTATTGTGTACACTAACTACTATTGGCTCTTTTACAAATTCCATAGTTTTTTGCTTCGGGTAAAAACATCCGTAAATCACAAAGTGGAGTGGACAGTGGTTAGCCTTTAAATTAAAAAGAATGAGAACCACTGAATCAAACTTAACTGTAGTGCTTAATCATAAGTAAACAGGAAATGCATCTGTGTTCATCTTACTTGGCAAGCCTGTCCTCCATCTTCTCTCTCCTGCGTAGGTCCGCTAGTTTCTTCATTTCGTCATCTTGAAGCTTCTGTTTAACCTGCAGGAGCTCTTGGCCCTGTTTCCTCCTCTGCTTTTCTCTTTCTATTTCATCTTTTCGCTCTCTCTCCTTCCTCTCCTCCTGTCTCATCTTCATCAACTCCTCCAGCCTGAGGGGGGGGGGTAAGCAAgactttaatcattttttttaattgtgttttttacGTTAATACATAAGGTCAGCTGCACAAAGCACAAACCGTTTTACTTGTTCCTGCCTTTCTTCCTCTGTCATAGCTTTATTGCCATCTCCCCCTTCTTCAATAAATTCAGCAAATTCAGCGGCtgttttttgtttcagttaaagaCAAGAATGAAAGAGAAAGTAACATTTTGTGTTTGGTGACGACTTTGTGTTGATTTCCATGAAACTGAGAGTGAGGAGCATCAGAGGTACATACATTCAGAAGTTTCTGTAGGAGCCTGGCTCTGTTCTTCTGTTGTGCCGAGAGTATTTCCAGCAGGTGGAACATAAGGCTCATCTATATCTGGATCATTCTCATGCTCCATTAACCTGTACAGTTACAGAATTGTAAATGCAACTCCTAAAAAGGTATTTTTATCTATTcacattattattcattaaatgttatatatttaaattgaacAATTATATGCATAGTGATCACTGGCgatcagatttttttaaaaatgcattaaaaaaatatgactCACCAGTCCATTGCACTCTCAATGCCCTGGTTTCCAGTATGTGCTACTGCCTTCTCCCTACATAACAATCAATGGGTGAGTGAAAGTACTGGATCAGTGTGTAAACATCAGTGTCACTGTTGAAAAATCATCACTTACGCTCTGTTTCTGTCGAAGCCCATTTCCAGCAAACTGTCTAATGTAGTGCACTCAGCCATTGTGCTGAAAATAAGTTTATTATAGCATTATAACAACACTGTAACAGTACGTTCACagataaatagaaaataaatataaaacatccTTTGCTTGTTCAGAAAGCTTCCTTCGAGAAAAAAGCTTAAagctttttataaatattttataacttaATATACAAAACAAGGCATATAGTTAGATGCTGAAGTGATTGCAGCTCGAAACAATGAGATTAATTAATTCTACTCTACTCTTCTGAATGACAGGTTCATATCATTCGTAATCAAATCTCActaatgaaattattaaaatatatatggcAGCATCTTATATTTATACTGATAGATACATGATCAAATTCAGTTAGCTGGCAGGCTAACACTGAACACCCTCCAGCAACAGTTAATTATTCTTTTGCATAACTAGTATCTGATAGAGAGCGGTTCAGAATTTTCTTTATAAAGCAATAGCGCTTTTGTATATCAGTAACGACATTTTNNNNNNNNNNNNNNNNNNNNNNNNNNNNNNNNNNNNNNNNNNNNNNNNNNNNNNNNNNNNNNNNNNNNNNNNNNNNNNNNNNNNNNNNNNNNNNNNNNNNNNNNNNNNNNNNNNNNNNNNNNNNNNNNNNNNNNNNNNNNNNNNNNNNNNNNNNNNNNNNNNNNNNNNNNNNNNNNNNNNNNNNNNNNNNNNNNNNNNNNNNNNNNNNNNNNNNNNNNNNNNNNNNNNNNNNNNNNNNNNNNNNNNNNNNNNNNNNNNNNNNNNNNNNNNNNNNNNNNNNNNNNNNNNNNNNNNNNNNNNNNNNNNNNNNNNNNNNNNNNNNNNNNNNNNNNNNNNNNNNNNNNNNNNNNNNNNNNNNNNNNNNNNNNNNNNNNNNNNNNNNNNNNNNNNNNNNNNNNNNNNNNNNNNNNNNNNNNNNNNNNNNNNNNNNNNNNNNNNNNNNNNNNNNNNNNNNNNNNNNNNNNNNNNNNNNNNNNNNNNNNNNNNNNNNNNNNNNNNNNAtatcagtggcggctactggtctgtcaaataggggaagctcattttcggtctacatcataaaattgtctatttatttaaaagtaaattctgccctacgttccttttcaagaaaatggtctgtgaccctgtcgtaccaactaggcgtcttttccagtgacttttcgtgtgcagtttcatatgaatgaatgatctaaaaaaaatattaaactctgtaaaagtgaaacaaagaatgtggtgtataattgtatGAAATGTATggtgaaaatcaagcaatttcgccaagcaaatataaagaaataggttgcagcagtttttatttcgactgaacttgagaaatccacgatgggactgagcgtagagagcgcgaacgaatagcttcagcgattccttataggacaaaatcgctgtcagtcaaaaggacatgcaatctttcgacagaccctccaatcatcacacagaagctcagcgtccaggccagcccactcctcattcacccccagagacgctgagcgtccgtgggcgggacataatcgcagcgtttatccaatgaccgtctagtttcaaagccctgaaaaaaaacgttcaaagcagccccattgaagtcaatggacgctgggcttcaatggggaaatgcactgtgacgctacgggaatgtatgagaagaaaatcaagtcagccgacctgctatatctaactgattctgaacgaattcgtctttgagatgaacgttttctaacgcatttttagtcaataaaatgttaatacaatagtacgtaatttgaccattaattttgtgacattataggggaagctgagcttcccttgcagtcttaaagaaatcgccactgatatatatatatatatatacatacacggGTATCATATATggtccattctacagaattggttcagagTTGGAAACTTCTTAAAGGGTgtgtttttccacaaattttgtttGTATGCACATTGCATAATATCCATGGTacatatatatagcctatataattagttttcagaggtaaatcaataacaattagaGTTTTGAcagtatttcaagtgtgatttatgtgatttgttgtattttgaatcctatttttctttgtaaagggcaaaaagttaatcaaactgatttcaaagttaaggattcatcagattttttttatatacaccaaccaaacactatcatagtATCTTAATTCAGTAtagtttgtttttgataaaaacatCCCACTTTTCGGTTTAGTAGTATTTAAGTTTAgtagtatctaaaattgtcactactgaaacatttggtggagtttcagtagtgacaattttagatactacTAAACTTTTGAACTTAGCTTAAAgttgctaatcagcacatggttagctagcatagTTCTGAACACATATACAAACTAAATGGTATGGAGGAGTccccaaaaaagtgtttaattatagaaaaatggtgtttggtagtggcattctttaaagttacacacagatttttcatacttttgaacacttttacctcaaaatgatgggacctATCTATCAGCATGTAgctcataaatgtaggggtgtagttaaattCAGTCTCAGTGTCACGTatgtggtctatcctgtcttcatgaactctagcacacacattctggactgcaatccccataagccactgcaccaatcactgcacacacctgctcctcgtttccctctgcactgattgctgcacacatctgtttcacattgactctcatgcatttaagccactcacacacacagctcttggcgaagtcttattgttccgtgtggtctttatttccgagcgtttcttcccgagtttgttttccctgtgttttgattcctggactcctccccgtgtttgattctcgatgccagccccgacctttctgcctgttttttgacgacgatttctgcctgcccctttgtgtttgttttgttgaataaatgctgcaaatggatccgaacgtctctgaccctccttgtgacactcagccaatggactaaaacagtTTCAGTAATGACATaaaaatgcaggacacattttttacagtttaaatgcagcttcaaaaggctctaaacgataaGAAGGAAAGaagggatcatttagagccctttgaagctgcatttaaactgcattttggaagttcaaactcggaggcaccatagaagtccattatatggagagaaatcctgaaatgttttcctcaaaaaacataatttctttaccaatgaagaaagaaagacataaacatcttggataacaagggagtgagtacattatctggaaatttttgttctgaaagtgaactactcttttaagcttactgatattttaaatattattgtggattTCAGTAGATAGTAAAAATATCTTAGTAAATAGAAATCATAGtaaagatttgaatacttaaaggCATTTTAAGTTTACACCacttctgtagaatggcccatataggaGTAGACTGAAGTAAATTCAGGTAAATTGGTATAATTTTTTGCCATTGAGATTACTGGGAAAAATGTCGCAATCATCctgaatatatatattacaaatttaCCCAACATCAAAATTATGTTTAGTTTAGAAGATAATTTCTCAGTTTTAGGACAATAATATAAGCATAATTTGCTCAATGCATGCAGGTGGCTGTGCAAACACAGTGCCGTATGGGATGGGCCTCATAGCTTGTTACTTATTGGATGAATGTATAATAATTAATCTGCCAACAGTCTTACTCTGTGGCACTCTTCTTCTGAATTCCAAGAAATCACACATGCTTTACTCTCTCTTTACTTTCTCTTACACTCTTTTTCCAATCATGTATGTGCTTTGATAGATCATCATGCTGCTTCAACTttactttctgcatttttatagAGGAGAACATGAGTAAGTTATTTTGAACAATTATTATTTGCACTTATTTGAGCATTTAGCATTTAAAGTTTCCATAGTATACTGTGTGCAGTTTAGTTTTTGTTAAGGATTTGCATAACCAAATGACTTATCTCTACATACTTTTCAAACAAAtttgcttaattttgactttgactATATAACTTTCAGTAGTCAAGGTGTAAAGTGGGTAAAGTTCAATATGTCAAAGTCCTTGACTTTTTACAAAGAGATTAACAAATGAAGGCATAACAGTGCAAGTTCACAGTTTAAATAAATAGCTATACTAACATCATATTCAAAACCTCCATGGAGTTTCTCAGTCCTTCAAATCATATGACTATTTCTAGTTGTAACAAGCAGGGTGTTTTATTGCTAATGGTTTATTTTCTTCTAACCATGGATCTCTTATCTTTAACAGAATAACATTTGTTGGACATTGGACAAGCATAGGAAGTGTTAAGAGCTGCTCCTGGTGCTCACTGGGTGTAACAGTCACTCCATGTGGTAGTTTTTTGAAGTGCCAGTGGAGGAGCTGTTACCTGCAGAGAGTCACATGTGACGGAAGCCGGAAGTGCTGTGCTTATCCTTTCTGGATGCCTTATCCTGCACATGGAACTGTATATTATAATGTATCTAATGCATCTGTATAAATTTACAAATAACATTTACATGATCATAATTGGTCATATAA harbors:
- the ubxn1 gene encoding UBX domain-containing protein 1, coding for MAECTTLDSLLEMGFDRNRAEKAVAHTGNQGIESAMDWLMEHENDPDIDEPYVPPAGNTLGTTEEQSQAPTETSESAEFAEFIEEGGDGNKAMTEEERQEQVKRLEELMKMRQEERKERERKDEIEREKQRRKQGQELLQVKQKLQDDEMKKLADLRRREKMEDRLAKQRVKDKIARDREERAQKFGGGSSSTGLSSPPFEAPLQSPPENQGAPPAKKDYDDCRIQVRLLDGSTLSTVFKAQEPLAAVRVYVQMNGANGQDFNLITPYPRRVYTDLDMEKPLSELGLVPSAVLVVTKK